A DNA window from Sphingomonas profundi contains the following coding sequences:
- a CDS encoding DUF7218 family protein: protein MARDHGPQIKDDALYEELRKKGESKEKAARIANAKAAGTLEHKGTELEARSRRELYDEARRIGIAGRSKMGKAELAKAIRDH from the coding sequence ATGGCGCGGGACCATGGGCCGCAGATCAAGGACGACGCGCTCTACGAGGAGCTGCGCAAGAAGGGCGAATCGAAGGAGAAGGCCGCGCGCATCGCCAACGCAAAGGCGGCCGGCACGCTGGAGCACAAGGGCACGGAGCTGGAGGCGCGCAGCAGGCGCGAGCTCTACGACGAGGCACGGCGGATCGGCATCGCCGGACGATCGAAGATGGGCAAGGCGGAATTGGCAAAGGCGATTCGCGACCATTGA